Proteins encoded by one window of Flavobacterium sp. N502540:
- a CDS encoding methyltransferase domain-containing protein, whose product MPWNPEIYNKFKNIRYQPFYDLASFIQPVKGMKAIDLGCGTGEQTAILSNQFEEAYFLGVDSSPEMLEQSKSLETERLHFRKATTEKTIESGEKWDLIFSNAALQWSDNHDTLFTRLLQQLNPKGQFAVQMPVQPENKLNKILLELVQEEPFVTFLKGFKRESPVLSIDEYAQILFDGGLENLQMQQKVYPIIANDHETLFSFISGSALIPYTERLEGEEKVLFIETYKKRIAEGFPKLPAIYSFKRLLLYGRKT is encoded by the coding sequence ATGCCCTGGAATCCCGAAATTTATAATAAGTTTAAAAATATTCGTTATCAGCCATTTTATGATTTGGCCAGTTTTATTCAGCCAGTAAAAGGAATGAAAGCGATTGATTTGGGCTGTGGTACAGGAGAACAAACGGCAATTCTGTCTAATCAATTTGAAGAAGCGTACTTTTTGGGAGTCGATTCTTCGCCGGAAATGCTGGAACAATCCAAGTCTTTAGAAACGGAACGTCTGCATTTCAGAAAAGCCACCACAGAAAAAACAATAGAATCGGGCGAAAAATGGGATCTTATTTTTAGTAATGCAGCTTTACAATGGTCGGACAATCATGATACGTTATTTACCAGATTGCTGCAACAGTTAAACCCGAAAGGACAATTCGCTGTGCAAATGCCGGTACAGCCGGAAAACAAACTCAATAAAATCCTTTTAGAGCTGGTACAGGAAGAGCCTTTCGTCACTTTTTTAAAAGGATTTAAAAGAGAATCCCCGGTTTTAAGTATCGATGAGTATGCACAAATTCTGTTTGATGGCGGTTTGGAAAACCTTCAGATGCAGCAAAAAGTATATCCAATTATAGCCAATGATCATGAAACCCTTTTTAGTTTCATCTCGGGTTCGGCTTTGATTCCGTATACAGAAAGACTGGAAGGAGAGGAGAAGGTACTTTTTATTGAAACCTATAAAAAGAGAATAGCGGAAGGTTTTCCCAAACTTCCCGCTATTTATTCTTTTAAAAGACTCTTACTTTATGGTCGTAAAACCTAA
- a CDS encoding DMT family transporter, protein MNWIILIIAGLFEVSFATCLGKAKEATGTDVYLWYTGFFVSLTISMLLLIKATETLPIGTAYAVWTGIGAVGTVLMGILVFKEPVDFWRLFFLFTLVSSIIGLKAVSH, encoded by the coding sequence ATGAACTGGATTATTCTAATTATTGCGGGACTGTTTGAAGTCTCTTTTGCAACTTGTCTCGGAAAAGCCAAAGAAGCCACCGGTACCGATGTTTATTTATGGTACACCGGATTTTTTGTATCACTAACCATAAGCATGCTGTTACTGATTAAAGCCACTGAAACCTTGCCTATTGGAACGGCCTACGCGGTATGGACCGGAATTGGAGCTGTTGGAACGGTATTGATGGGGATTCTTGTTTTTAAAGAGCCTGTTGACTTCTGGCGATTATTTTTTCTGTTTACTCTGGTAAGTTCTATTATTGGATTAAAAGCGGTATCACATTAA
- a CDS encoding Crp/Fnr family transcriptional regulator, producing the protein MPYKQLGAYIRSRIAVSDKDLNTILSHFKPVQRDKNDLLLSAGQTSQNSYFVDKGCLRIYYINEEGKDVTRYIAFENQFATALVSFITKMPSTEYIQVIEKSELLYISHEDFNHLMEIVPQWREFYCSYLEKAYVNNTNRLMSFTTMGALERYTQLLKINPTIVKRLPNKIVASYINISQETLSRLKSKVLI; encoded by the coding sequence ATGCCCTACAAACAACTTGGTGCTTATATAAGAAGTCGTATTGCAGTTTCTGATAAAGATCTCAATACTATTTTGTCGCACTTTAAACCTGTACAGCGGGACAAAAACGACCTGTTGCTTTCGGCTGGACAAACGAGTCAAAATAGTTATTTTGTAGATAAAGGCTGTTTGAGAATTTACTACATTAACGAAGAAGGAAAAGATGTCACCCGTTATATTGCATTCGAAAATCAATTCGCTACGGCTTTGGTGAGTTTTATTACCAAAATGCCTTCAACAGAATACATACAGGTTATCGAGAAATCGGAGTTATTATATATCAGTCATGAAGATTTCAATCATTTGATGGAGATTGTTCCTCAATGGAGGGAATTTTATTGTTCGTATCTCGAAAAAGCCTATGTTAATAATACCAACAGACTAATGTCGTTTACAACTATGGGGGCTTTAGAAAGATACACCCAATTGCTCAAAATCAATCCCACAATTGTAAAACGATTGCCCAATAAAATTGTAGCTTCATACATCAATATTTCGCAGGAAACACTAAGCAGACTGAAATCTAAAGTTTTAATTTAG
- a CDS encoding DUF4625 domain-containing protein, with protein sequence MKTLKLILLFLAVNLFFTACSNDDDKEVIKPKAENIEIGTANNKKALIGRDFHFNADVLAGDKIADVQLKILPIKGETYSKDWKFELSWAEFKGAKNTNVHKHFNIPADAPEGKFDFLFIVTDENGSKLEIKEVVTITDPANLPVDPIIGRDNLSRNDNLIYYMNTWVEPELIFKKNDLLTAHAQVSQIMGDGILYSVLIKKSANYNPESIDKLDLKKVIVISKVEHKGLGAASKITTLQKINGVLGGQSITIGADTDFEGTPITADKAWQSGTYNWVVLYKNTTHNISVYKSMPITINF encoded by the coding sequence ATGAAAACGCTAAAACTAATACTGCTCTTTCTGGCTGTTAATCTGTTTTTTACAGCCTGTAGTAACGATGACGACAAAGAAGTTATAAAACCCAAAGCTGAAAATATTGAAATTGGTACCGCCAATAATAAAAAAGCGCTGATTGGCCGTGACTTTCACTTTAATGCCGACGTACTTGCCGGAGATAAAATTGCCGATGTACAGTTGAAAATCCTTCCCATAAAAGGTGAAACTTATAGCAAAGACTGGAAGTTTGAACTGTCCTGGGCGGAATTCAAAGGCGCAAAAAATACTAATGTACACAAACACTTCAATATTCCGGCTGATGCTCCGGAAGGCAAATTTGATTTCCTTTTTATTGTTACAGATGAAAACGGCTCTAAACTCGAAATTAAAGAGGTCGTTACGATTACAGATCCTGCTAATTTGCCTGTCGATCCCATAATTGGCCGCGATAATCTCTCCCGAAACGACAATCTGATTTACTACATGAATACTTGGGTTGAACCGGAACTTATTTTCAAAAAAAATGATCTTCTGACTGCGCATGCACAGGTAAGTCAAATTATGGGGGATGGAATTTTATATTCTGTTTTGATTAAAAAAAGTGCCAATTACAATCCAGAAAGTATCGACAAACTTGATCTGAAGAAAGTTATTGTCATTTCAAAAGTGGAACACAAAGGTCTGGGGGCTGCTTCAAAAATTACTACCCTTCAAAAGATAAATGGTGTTTTGGGCGGTCAAAGCATCACTATTGGTGCAGATACAGATTTCGAAGGAACTCCAATTACAGCCGACAAAGCCTGGCAATCCGGAACCTACAATTGGGTAGTACTTTATAAAAACACTACACACAATATAAGCGTCTATAAATCGATGCCTATTACCATTAATTTTTAA
- a CDS encoding ribonucleoside-diphosphate reductase subunit alpha, with protein sequence MNTIDTTSANSLPLSEAENKMWWKNSESEQILNRGYLLKGETVEGAIDRICTAAARRLYKPELKESFVEMIERGWMSISSPVWANMGTERGLPISCFNVHVPDEIEGITHKLGEVIMQTKIGGGTSGYFGELRERGSAVTDNGKSSGAVSFMKLFDTTMDTISQGGVRRGAFAAYLDVDHPDIEEFLKIKSIGNPIQNLFTGICVPDYWMQEMIDGDVDKRQIWAKVLESRQQKGLPYIFFSDNVNKNKPQVYKDKNLRINASNLCSEIMLPSSIDESFICCLSSMNLELYDEWKDTEAVKLAIFFLDAVLQEFIEKTEGNYYLSAANRFAKRHRALGLGVLGWHSYLQKNMIPFEGMEAKMKTTEIFQHISDKADKATQDLARIYGEPELLKGYGRRNTTTMAIAPTTSSSAILGQTSPGIEPFSSNYYKAGLSKGNFMRKNKYLKMLLEKKGLDNEEVWREIMLNGGSVQQMTQLTKEEKDVFKTFKEISQLEIVQQASIRQKFVDQGQSINLNIPADLPIKEVNRLLIEAWQLGIKSLYYQRSQSVSKELVTSLVSCSSCES encoded by the coding sequence ATTTGTACCGCTGCAGCCCGAAGATTATACAAACCCGAGTTAAAGGAATCTTTTGTAGAAATGATCGAACGTGGCTGGATGAGCATCAGTTCTCCCGTTTGGGCGAATATGGGAACTGAACGCGGTTTGCCAATTTCGTGCTTTAATGTGCATGTTCCCGATGAAATAGAAGGAATCACCCATAAATTGGGAGAGGTGATCATGCAAACCAAAATTGGTGGCGGAACTTCCGGATACTTTGGAGAATTACGCGAAAGAGGAAGTGCTGTTACTGATAACGGTAAGAGTAGTGGAGCCGTAAGTTTTATGAAACTTTTTGATACTACAATGGACACCATTTCTCAGGGAGGGGTCCGTCGTGGAGCATTTGCTGCATATTTAGATGTTGATCATCCGGATATTGAGGAATTTTTGAAGATTAAGAGTATTGGAAACCCGATTCAGAATTTGTTTACCGGAATCTGCGTGCCGGATTACTGGATGCAGGAAATGATTGATGGTGATGTCGACAAGAGACAAATCTGGGCTAAGGTGTTAGAAAGCCGTCAGCAAAAAGGATTGCCATACATTTTCTTTAGTGACAACGTAAACAAAAACAAACCACAAGTTTACAAAGACAAAAACCTGCGCATTAATGCCAGTAATTTGTGCAGCGAAATTATGTTGCCTTCAAGCATTGACGAATCGTTTATTTGCTGTCTTTCGTCAATGAATCTCGAACTTTACGACGAATGGAAAGATACTGAAGCCGTAAAATTAGCGATCTTTTTCCTGGATGCCGTATTGCAGGAATTTATAGAAAAAACAGAAGGCAATTATTACCTTTCGGCAGCCAATCGATTTGCCAAAAGACACCGTGCACTAGGACTTGGTGTACTGGGATGGCATTCGTATCTGCAAAAAAATATGATTCCGTTTGAAGGAATGGAAGCCAAGATGAAAACTACCGAAATTTTCCAACATATCAGTGATAAAGCCGATAAAGCAACTCAGGATCTGGCCAGAATTTATGGCGAACCAGAACTGTTAAAAGGATACGGAAGACGTAATACAACCACTATGGCTATTGCGCCAACAACATCATCATCGGCTATTTTAGGACAGACTTCACCTGGAATTGAACCTTTCAGCAGTAACTATTACAAAGCTGGTCTGAGCAAGGGAAATTTTATGCGTAAAAATAAATACCTTAAAATGTTACTGGAGAAAAAAGGACTGGACAATGAAGAAGTCTGGAGAGAAATTATGCTGAATGGCGGAAGCGTACAACAGATGACACAGTTGACAAAAGAAGAGAAAGACGTTTTTAAAACCTTTAAAGAAATTAGTCAGTTAGAAATTGTACAGCAGGCTTCCATACGTCAGAAGTTTGTAGATCAGGGGCAAAGTATCAATTTGAACATTCCAGCTGATTTACCTATTAAAGAAGTAAACCGATTGCTTATTGAAGCCTGGCAGCTTGGTATCAAAAGTTTGTATTACCAACGCAGTCAAAGTGTATCGAAAGAATTGGTAACAAGTTTGGTGAGCTGCAGCAGTTGTGAGTCATAA
- a CDS encoding DUF4625 domain-containing protein, whose amino-acid sequence MRISKMLLAFLATGFTFTSCDSDKTEIDTEYPVIDVSSANAFPIQCSTITRGQKITFRAKFSDNAQLGSYSLDIHHNFDHHNHSTEVASCNEDPIKKPVNPMLYINSVTIPSGQKSYEAVQEIEIPQNIDAGDYHFLIRLTDKEGWQTIKGLSIKIL is encoded by the coding sequence ATGAGAATTTCAAAAATGCTTTTGGCTTTTTTGGCGACTGGCTTTACTTTCACAAGCTGTGACAGTGATAAAACCGAAATTGACACCGAATATCCTGTAATTGATGTTTCTTCCGCAAATGCGTTTCCGATACAATGCAGTACAATTACTCGCGGACAAAAAATTACTTTCAGAGCAAAGTTTTCAGACAACGCACAACTGGGATCTTATAGTCTGGATATTCACCACAATTTCGACCATCACAATCACAGTACCGAAGTAGCATCCTGCAATGAGGATCCTATCAAAAAACCGGTAAATCCAATGCTTTACATCAATTCGGTTACGATTCCTTCCGGGCAAAAGAGTTATGAAGCTGTTCAGGAAATCGAAATTCCACAAAACATTGATGCCGGAGATTATCATTTTCTGATCCGCTTAACCGATAAGGAAGGCTGGCAGACGATCAAAGGTTTGAGTATTAAAATTTTATAA
- the ribB gene encoding 3,4-dihydroxy-2-butanone-4-phosphate synthase yields the protein MINTLSYPLEKFGLTSVERVENALRQLRNGKGILLTDDENRENEGDLIFSAQHINVQDMAMMIRECSGIVCLCLTNEKADQLELPYMVKENTSSFQTPFTITIEAKEGVTTGVSATDRITTIKTAVAQNAKPTDLAKPGHIFPLRAKNNGVLERNGHTEGSVDLMKLAGLKPEAVLCELMNEDGSMAKLDKIISFAIQHNLVVLSIEDIIYYRKYVKDYV from the coding sequence ATGATCAATACATTATCCTATCCTTTAGAAAAATTTGGTTTAACCAGTGTCGAACGTGTCGAAAATGCTTTACGACAACTGCGAAACGGAAAAGGAATTCTACTAACTGATGACGAAAACCGCGAAAACGAAGGCGATTTAATTTTTTCGGCACAACACATCAATGTACAAGACATGGCCATGATGATACGCGAGTGCAGCGGAATTGTTTGCCTTTGTCTGACCAATGAAAAAGCCGATCAGTTGGAATTACCCTATATGGTGAAAGAAAACACCAGTAGTTTTCAGACGCCTTTTACCATTACAATCGAAGCAAAAGAGGGTGTAACGACGGGAGTTTCGGCAACAGATCGAATTACAACCATTAAAACTGCGGTTGCTCAAAATGCAAAACCCACAGATCTTGCAAAACCCGGGCATATCTTTCCTCTACGTGCCAAAAACAACGGCGTCCTTGAACGAAACGGGCATACTGAAGGCAGTGTAGATTTAATGAAATTAGCAGGCCTAAAACCGGAAGCCGTTCTATGCGAATTAATGAACGAAGACGGAAGCATGGCTAAACTGGACAAAATCATTAGCTTTGCAATACAGCACAATTTGGTAGTACTGTCAATAGAAGATATTATCTACTACCGAAAATATGTAAAAGATTATGTTTAA
- a CDS encoding TonB-dependent receptor has product MNTTKSNQLRTYCVLLFCFVLVTKVAAQSVRVSGTVFSKDQKPLEGALVTLYPAHISTITNKKGAYFLNQIPKNTTRLTVTYSGYASYETVITISQNTIVLPAIFLKPEIQELSEVVISEGYEVRRKKQESLNLEIVNSSFIQRNLGGSLMQSLQRLPGVKTISIGSGGSKPLIRGLSFNQVIVVENGIKHEGQQWGADHGLEIDQYAVNRVAIIKGPSSFMYGSDAIGGAINIQPVPFPTQHVLGGTVDFTGKSNNEQFGGSINLYGRNEKWFFDSRITAMDYGDYRVPTDTVHVYNYAVPLYKNHLRNTAGRELDVHASTGYLTDQLKSVFYFSNIYTKSGFFANAHGLEPRNVDTQLHDRSSRDILMPFQEVTHTKISNTTSFSLGSHRFETQLGFQKNFRREWSHYVNHGYMPPLYPSDMYVPKDLERQYDKEVFSASFKDEFSIQNHQFTAGINAEQQQNSINGWSFLIPAFKQFNAGGFVYDKIQLNELWLLHAAVRLDYGKIKMKQYTDWFPSEVTENGQTTSEYLKRSEDLTRTFQSFNWSAGVNYTPGQWSLKANLGTSFRMPIAKELASNGVNYHYFRFEKGNPNLAAERSYQLDLGMEWKNTKWSFQLSPFFNYFPNYIYLNPTSQHDIYYGAGNQVFEYEQSRVMRYGGELQVRYQFLESLSGEVLAEYLYSEQRSGDKKGYTLPFSPPPSVLFNITYNPRIKSLKDSYFSLDYRFTAEQHQIVPPEKKTASSNVFNLAMGTKLKAGQQDFIISLQIQNLFNTKYLNHTSFYRLIELPEAGRNIILSLKIPFLIHK; this is encoded by the coding sequence ATGAACACCACTAAGTCAAATCAATTGCGGACCTATTGCGTGCTGCTCTTTTGTTTTGTTTTGGTTACAAAAGTAGCAGCGCAATCCGTTCGTGTTTCCGGCACCGTATTTTCTAAGGATCAAAAACCTTTGGAAGGTGCTTTGGTCACGCTGTATCCGGCTCATATTAGCACTATAACCAATAAAAAAGGAGCATATTTCTTAAATCAGATTCCTAAAAATACAACGCGATTGACGGTAACATACTCCGGGTATGCTTCTTATGAAACGGTAATTACTATTAGTCAAAACACAATTGTGCTCCCTGCTATTTTCTTAAAACCGGAAATACAGGAGTTGTCAGAAGTTGTCATTAGTGAAGGTTATGAAGTACGCCGCAAAAAGCAGGAATCCCTTAATCTTGAAATCGTAAACAGCAGCTTTATCCAACGTAATCTTGGCGGAAGTTTAATGCAGTCTTTGCAAAGACTTCCGGGTGTTAAGACCATTTCTATTGGTTCCGGCGGTTCAAAACCACTAATTCGCGGACTAAGTTTCAATCAGGTTATTGTGGTTGAAAACGGTATCAAACACGAAGGTCAGCAATGGGGAGCAGATCACGGTTTGGAAATCGATCAATATGCTGTGAACCGTGTGGCAATTATCAAAGGTCCATCATCGTTTATGTACGGTTCTGATGCCATTGGCGGCGCCATAAACATACAGCCTGTACCTTTTCCTACTCAGCATGTTTTGGGCGGAACAGTTGATTTTACAGGCAAAAGCAATAACGAACAATTTGGAGGATCCATCAACCTTTACGGTCGAAACGAAAAATGGTTCTTTGATTCCAGAATAACTGCTATGGATTACGGAGACTATCGCGTTCCCACCGATACGGTACACGTGTACAATTATGCCGTTCCTTTATACAAAAATCATTTACGCAACACGGCAGGACGTGAACTCGATGTACATGCCAGTACCGGTTATCTGACGGATCAACTGAAATCGGTTTTTTATTTCAGTAACATTTATACCAAAAGCGGCTTTTTTGCCAATGCACACGGACTCGAACCACGAAATGTAGACACCCAACTGCACGATCGTTCCAGCAGAGATATTTTAATGCCATTTCAGGAAGTTACACATACCAAAATCAGTAATACCACTTCCTTTTCGTTAGGTTCACACCGTTTCGAAACGCAGTTGGGTTTCCAAAAAAACTTTCGCAGGGAATGGAGTCATTATGTCAATCACGGTTATATGCCGCCTCTGTATCCTTCTGATATGTATGTTCCGAAAGATCTGGAAAGACAATACGATAAAGAAGTATTTTCTGCTTCTTTTAAGGATGAGTTTTCCATTCAAAATCATCAATTCACCGCAGGAATCAATGCCGAACAGCAACAAAATAGCATTAACGGCTGGAGTTTTCTGATTCCTGCCTTTAAACAATTCAATGCCGGAGGATTTGTTTATGATAAAATTCAGCTTAACGAATTATGGCTGCTACATGCCGCTGTACGACTCGATTATGGCAAAATTAAAATGAAACAATACACCGACTGGTTTCCAAGTGAAGTTACTGAAAACGGCCAAACAACTTCTGAATATTTGAAACGTTCTGAAGACCTGACCCGTACTTTTCAGAGTTTCAACTGGTCAGCAGGCGTTAATTATACACCGGGACAATGGTCCTTAAAAGCCAATCTTGGAACGAGTTTCAGAATGCCAATTGCTAAAGAACTGGCTTCTAATGGGGTAAATTATCATTATTTCAGATTTGAAAAAGGCAATCCCAATTTAGCAGCCGAGCGTTCGTATCAATTGGATCTTGGTATGGAATGGAAAAATACTAAGTGGTCTTTTCAACTGAGTCCATTCTTTAATTATTTCCCCAACTACATTTACCTCAATCCAACTTCGCAACATGATATTTATTACGGAGCCGGCAATCAGGTATTTGAATACGAGCAGAGTAGAGTCATGCGTTATGGCGGTGAATTACAGGTACGTTATCAGTTTCTGGAAAGTTTAAGTGGTGAAGTTTTGGCAGAATATCTGTATAGCGAGCAAAGGTCGGGAGATAAAAAAGGATATACACTGCCCTTCTCTCCTCCTCCCTCTGTTTTGTTTAACATCACTTACAATCCAAGAATAAAAAGTTTAAAAGACAGCTATTTCTCTCTTGATTATCGCTTTACTGCCGAGCAGCATCAGATTGTCCCACCTGAAAAGAAAACGGCAAGCAGTAATGTCTTTAACCTGGCAATGGGAACTAAACTAAAAGCCGGACAACAGGATTTTATCATTAGTCTTCAGATTCAGAATCTGTTCAATACAAAATACCTGAATCACACCAGTTTCTACAGGTTAATAGAACTTCCTGAAGCCGGAAGAAACATCATTCTGTCGCTGAAAATTCCATTTTTAATACACAAATAA
- a CDS encoding Crp/Fnr family transcriptional regulator produces MHIDTILDNIFQLPEESKNALKLCISEIKYPKGHILLNAGKVESALYFIKKGIVRAYVHENDSEVTFWFGKEGQTVVSMKSYVEEQKGYETIELLEDCELYELKKAHLQQLFDTDIHIANWGRKFAEQELVKTEERLISRQFRNATDRYLELMKYHPELLQRIQLGHIASYLGITQVSLSRIRADLK; encoded by the coding sequence ATGCACATCGATACCATTCTGGATAACATCTTTCAGCTTCCCGAGGAGTCCAAAAATGCGCTAAAACTTTGTATTAGCGAAATAAAATATCCCAAAGGACACATACTGTTAAATGCCGGAAAGGTTGAGTCTGCGCTCTATTTTATAAAAAAAGGAATCGTGCGGGCGTATGTTCATGAAAATGATAGTGAAGTTACGTTTTGGTTCGGAAAAGAAGGACAAACCGTTGTTTCGATGAAAAGTTATGTTGAGGAGCAAAAAGGTTATGAAACGATTGAACTTCTGGAGGACTGCGAACTCTACGAATTAAAAAAAGCACATCTTCAGCAATTGTTTGATACCGATATCCATATTGCCAACTGGGGCAGAAAATTTGCCGAACAGGAACTTGTTAAAACCGAAGAACGTCTGATTTCAAGACAGTTTAGAAATGCCACTGATCGTTACTTGGAACTTATGAAATACCATCCCGAACTACTGCAAAGAATTCAATTGGGACATATTGCCTCCTATCTGGGTATCACACAGGTGAGTCTTAGCAGAATCAGAGCTGATCTGAAATAA